The following are from one region of the Macrobrachium nipponense isolate FS-2020 chromosome 21, ASM1510439v2, whole genome shotgun sequence genome:
- the LOC135197699 gene encoding fibroin heavy chain-like isoform X5, protein MHSVRLLHTTMTTKTVVLCALLAVTATIPRGVLSNPAKLYQPPDVGSPGVSSSGGFGGSGGSSAGAFGASSGAHGGSGSGGFGGSSGAGFGGSSTAGGLGSGGFGGSAGSGFGASGSGFGGSVGSGGAGSGGFGGSAGSGFGSSGSGFGGSVGSGGAGFGGSAGSGGAGSGGFGGSAGSGFGSSGSGFGGSVGSGGVGFGGSAGSGGAGSGGFEGSAGSGFGSSGSGFGGSAGSGGAGFGGSVGSGGVGSGGLGGSAGSGFGSSGSGFGGSAGSGGAGSAGYGGSAGSGIGASGSGFGGSSGAGFGGSVGSGGAGFGGSVGSGGAGFGGSAGSGGVGSGGFGGSAGSGFGASGSGGYQGPSAPVVPILADERDGPHADGSYSFNFETGDGISRQEQGYPQGETGAVAQQGAWSFTFPDGTPANFQFVADGSGFRVESDLLPTPPPLPPHAIAQIEKAALEDAAASAAGAQGAYSGGSQSGSGAGLGSGAGFGSGAGFGSGAGFGSGAGSGSGAGFGSGAGSGSGAGFGSGASLGAGAGLGSGAGFGSGASLGSGAGFGSGAGLGSGAGFGSGAGLGSGAGFGSGAGLGSGAGFGSGSQGSGAGFGSGSGSQFGGPVSVPAPQTPGRTYGLP, encoded by the exons ATGCATTCAGTTCGACTCCTTCACACAACGATGACGACCAAA ACTGTGGTCTTGTGTGCCCTTTTGGCAGTCACGGCGACAATTCCTCGAGGGGTTCTCTCTAACCCAGCAAAATTATATCAGCCTCCTGATGTAGGCAGTCCTGGAGTTTCTTCTAGTGGGGGATTTGGAGGTTCCGGTGGTTCTTCGGCGGGTGCTTTTGGGGCGTCTTCTGGTGCACATGGAGGATCAGGAAGTGGAGGATTCGGTGGTTCATCTGGAGCAGGATTTGGTGGTTCATCAACTGCTGGAGGACTTGGCAGCGGTGGCTTCGGAGGTTCAGCTGGTAGCGGTTTTGGTGCCTCCGGATCTGGATTTGGAGGCTCAGTAGGATCTGGTGGGGCTGGCAGTGGAGGCTTCGGAGGTTCAGCAGGAAGTGGTTTTGGTTCCTCAGGATCTGGATTTGGAGGCTCTGTAGGATCTGGTGGTGCTGGATTTGGAGGTTCTGCAGGATCTGGTGGGGCTGGCAGTGGAGGCTTCGGAGGCTCAGCAGGAAGTGGTTTTGGTTCCTCAGGATCTGGATTTGGAGGCTCTGTAGGATCTGGTGGTGTTGGATTTGGAGGTTCTGCAGGATCTGGTGGGGCTGGCAGTGGAGGCTTCGAAGGCTCAGCAGGAAGTGGTTTTGGTTCCTCAGGATCTGGATTTGGAGGCTCTGCAGGATCTGGTGGTGCTGGATTTGGAGGTTCTGTAGGATCTGGTGGGGTTGGCAGTGGAGGCCTCGGAGGTTCAGCAGGAAGTGGTTTTGGTTCATCAGGATCTGGATTTGGAGGTTCCGCAGGATCTGGTGGTGCTGGCAGTGCAGGCTATGGTGGTTCAGCAGGTAGTGGTATTGGTGCCTCAGGATCTGGTTTTGGAGGTTCCTCAGGAGCTGGATTTGGAG GTTCCGTAGGATCTGGTGGTGCTGGATTTGGAGGCTCCGTAGGATCTGGTGGTGCTGGATTTGGAGGTTCTGCAGGATCTGGTGGAGTTGGCAGTGGAGGCTTTGGTGGTTCAGCAGGAAGCGGTTTTGGTGCCTCAGGATCTGGTGGTTACCAAGGTCCCTCTGCTCCTGTCGTTCCTATTCTTGCTGATGAACGTGATGGTCCACACGCTGATGGTTCTTACAGCTTCAACTTCGAAACTGGTGATGGCATCAGCCGTCAAGAACAAGGATATCCACAGGGTGAAACTGGAGCTGTGGCACAGCAAGGTGCATGGTC ATTCACTTTCCCAGATGGTACCCCAGCTAACTTCCAGTTTGTTGCCGATGGATCTGGTTTCCGTGTAGAATCAGACCTTCtgccaactcctcctcctcttccacctcaTGCCATCGCTCAGATTGAGAAAGCAGCTCTTGAGGATGCTGCTGCCAGTGCTGCTGGAGCTCAGGGAGCTTACAGTGGAGGTTCCCAATCTGGCTCCGGTGCCGGCTTAGGCTCTGGAGCAGGATTTGGTTCTGGAGCAGGATTTGGTTCTGGAGCAGGATTTGGCTCTGGTGCTGGCTCAGGATCTGGAGCAGGATTTGGCTCTGGTGCCGGCTCAGGATCTGGAGCAGGATTTGGCTCTGGTGCCAGCTTAGGCGCTGGTGCCGGCTTAGGCTCTGGAGCAGGATTTGGCTCTGGTGCCAGCTTAGGTTCTGGAGCAGGATTTGGCTCTGGCGCTGGCTTAGGCTCTGGAGCAGGATTTGGTTCTGGTGCCGGCTTAGGCTCTGGAGCAGGATTTGGCTCTGGTGCCGGCCTAGGCTCTGGAGCAGGCTTTGGCTCAGGATCTCAGGGATCTGGTGCTGGATTTGGCTCTGGATCAGGATCTCAATTTGGCGGCCCCGTATCAGTTCCAGCACCGCAAACTCCAGGCAGAACCTACGGTTTACCTTGA
- the LOC135197699 gene encoding uncharacterized protein LOC135197699 isoform X2, with protein sequence MHSVRLLHTTMTTKTVVLCALLAVTATIPRGVLSNPAKLYQPPDVGSPGVSSSGGFGGSGGSSAGAFGASSGAHGGSGSGGFGGSSGAGFGGSSTAGGLGSGGFGGSAGSGFGASGSGFGGSVGSGGAGSGGFGGSAGSGFGSSGSGFGGSVGSGGAGFGGSAGSGGAGSGGFGGSAGSGFGSSGSGFGGSVGSGGVGFGGSAGSGGAGSGGFEGSAGSGFGSSGSGFGGSAGSGGAGFGGSVGSGGVGSGGLGGSAGSGFGSSGSGFGGSAGSGGAGSAGYGGSAGSGIGASGSGFGGSSGAGFGGSVGSGGAGSGGFGGSAGSGFGSSGSGFGGSTGSGFGGSVGSGGAGFGGSVGSGGAGFGGSVGSGGAGFGGSAGSGGVGSGGFGGSAGSGFGASGSGGYQGPSAPVVPILADERDGPHADGSYSFNFETGDGISRQEQGYPQGETGAVAQQGAWSFTFPDGTPANFQFVADGSGFRVESDLLPTPPPLPPHAIAQIEKAALEDAAASAAGAQGAYSGGSQSGSGAGLGSGAGFGSGAGFGSGAGSGSGAGFGSGASLGAGAGLGSGAGFGSGASLGSGAGFGSGAGLGSGAGFGSGAGLGSGAGFGSGAGLGSGAGFGSGSQGSGAGFGSGSGSQFGGPVSVPAPQTPGRTYGLP encoded by the exons ATGCATTCAGTTCGACTCCTTCACACAACGATGACGACCAAA ACTGTGGTCTTGTGTGCCCTTTTGGCAGTCACGGCGACAATTCCTCGAGGGGTTCTCTCTAACCCAGCAAAATTATATCAGCCTCCTGATGTAGGCAGTCCTGGAGTTTCTTCTAGTGGGGGATTTGGAGGTTCCGGTGGTTCTTCGGCGGGTGCTTTTGGGGCGTCTTCTGGTGCACATGGAGGATCAGGAAGTGGAGGATTCGGTGGTTCATCTGGAGCAGGATTTGGTGGTTCATCAACTGCTGGAGGACTTGGCAGCGGTGGCTTCGGAGGTTCAGCTGGTAGCGGTTTTGGTGCCTCCGGATCTGGATTTGGAGGCTCAGTAGGATCTGGTGGGGCTGGCAGTGGAGGCTTCGGAGGTTCAGCAGGAAGTGGTTTTGGTTCCTCAGGATCTGGATTTGGAGGCTCTGTAGGATCTGGTGGTGCTGGATTTGGAGGTTCTGCAGGATCTGGTGGGGCTGGCAGTGGAGGCTTCGGAGGCTCAGCAGGAAGTGGTTTTGGTTCCTCAGGATCTGGATTTGGAGGCTCTGTAGGATCTGGTGGTGTTGGATTTGGAGGTTCTGCAGGATCTGGTGGGGCTGGCAGTGGAGGCTTCGAAGGCTCAGCAGGAAGTGGTTTTGGTTCCTCAGGATCTGGATTTGGAGGCTCTGCAGGATCTGGTGGTGCTGGATTTGGAGGTTCTGTAGGATCTGGTGGGGTTGGCAGTGGAGGCCTCGGAGGTTCAGCAGGAAGTGGTTTTGGTTCATCAGGATCTGGATTTGGAGGTTCCGCAGGATCTGGTGGTGCTGGCAGTGCAGGCTATGGTGGTTCAGCAGGTAGTGGTATTGGTGCCTCAGGATCTGGTTTTGGAGGTTCCTCAGGAGCTGGATTTGGAGGTTCTGTAGGATCTGGTGGGGCTGGCAGTGGAGGCTTCGGAGGTTCAGCAGGAAGTGGTTTTGGTTCCTCAGGATCTGGTTTTGGAGGTTCCACAGGATCTGGATTTGGAGGCTCTGTAGGATCTGGTGGTGCTGGATTTGGAGGTTCCGTAGGATCTGGTGGTGCTGGATTTGGAGGCTCCGTAGGATCTGGTGGTGCTGGATTTGGAGGTTCTGCAGGATCTGGTGGAGTTGGCAGTGGAGGCTTTGGTGGTTCAGCAGGAAGCGGTTTTGGTGCCTCAGGATCTGGTGGTTACCAAGGTCCCTCTGCTCCTGTCGTTCCTATTCTTGCTGATGAACGTGATGGTCCACACGCTGATGGTTCTTACAGCTTCAACTTCGAAACTGGTGATGGCATCAGCCGTCAAGAACAAGGATATCCACAGGGTGAAACTGGAGCTGTGGCACAGCAAGGTGCATGGTC ATTCACTTTCCCAGATGGTACCCCAGCTAACTTCCAGTTTGTTGCCGATGGATCTGGTTTCCGTGTAGAATCAGACCTTCtgccaactcctcctcctcttccacctcaTGCCATCGCTCAGATTGAGAAAGCAGCTCTTGAGGATGCTGCTGCCAGTGCTGCTGGAGCTCAGGGAGCTTACAGTGGAGGTTCCCAATCTGGCTCCGGTGCCGGCTTAGGCTCTGGAGCAGGATTTG GATCTGGAGCAGGATTTGGCTCTGGTGCCGGCTCAGGATCTGGAGCAGGATTTGGCTCTGGTGCCAGCTTAGGCGCTGGTGCCGGCTTAGGCTCTGGAGCAGGATTTGGCTCTGGTGCCAGCTTAGGTTCTGGAGCAGGATTTGGCTCTGGCGCTGGCTTAGGCTCTGGAGCAGGATTTGGTTCTGGTGCCGGCTTAGGCTCTGGAGCAGGATTTGGCTCTGGTGCCGGCCTAGGCTCTGGAGCAGGCTTTGGCTCAGGATCTCAGGGATCTGGTGCTGGATTTGGCTCTGGATCAGGATCTCAATTTGGCGGCCCCGTATCAGTTCCAGCACCGCAAACTCCAGGCAGAACCTACGGTTTACCTTGA